A stretch of Brassica napus cultivar Da-Ae chromosome C6, Da-Ae, whole genome shotgun sequence DNA encodes these proteins:
- the LOC106431659 gene encoding trihelix transcription factor ASIL1-like: MEEEDETRSPKSPGDSLSPAPSSPPPILPTSDVTVASATKPPQSPSRNALALVVHTPSVVGGSRNGRSGGGRDDCWSEEATKVLIEAWGERFSEPGKGTLKQQQWKEVAEVVNESRQCKYLKTDVQCKNRIDTVKKKYKQEKAKVASGDGPSKWVFFKKLEALIGAGGGKAPMGRRQGNKGTVLKRGSDSMKWHFRKRSASETESESDPEPEASPPDSAESLPPPPPSQLVSKRLKMDELGGSGVGDVAKAILGFTEAYEKAETAKLKLMLELEKERMKFVKEMELQRMQFLKTQMEITQNHREEERSKPRINDDDDDRNVKNNGDVSS; encoded by the coding sequence atggaggaagaagacgagACTCGGTCGCCAAAATCTCCTGGAGATTCCTTGTCACCAGCACCTTCCTCTCCTCCTCCGATTTTACCTACCAGCGACGTCACGGTGGCCTCTGCGACGAAACCGCCTCAATCTCCCTCGAGAAACGCGTTAGCTTTAGTGGTTCACACTCCTTCCGTTGTCGGAGGTAGCAGAAACGGACGAAGCGGAGGAGGGAGAGACGATTGTTGGAGCGAAGAAGCGACGAAGGTTCTAATCGAGGCGTGGGGGGAACGATTCTCGGAGCCAGGGAAGGGGACGTTGAAGCAGCAACAGTGGAAGGAAGTAGCTGAGGTGGTGAACGAGAGCCGTCAATGCAAGTATCTCAAGACCGATGTTCAGTGTAAGAACAGGATCGATACGGTGAAGAAGAAGTATAAGCAAGAGAAGGCCAAGGTCGCTTCTGGTGATGGGCCTAGCAAATGGGTTTTCTTCAAAAAGCTCGAGGCTTTGATCGGTGCTGGTGGCGGCAAGGCTCCAATGGGACGACGTCAGGGTAATAAAGGAACGGTTTTGAAGAGAGGCTCTGATTCAATGAAGTGGCATTTTAGGAAACGGAGTGCTTCCGAGACTGAGTCTGAGTCTGATCCTGAGCCTGAGGCTTCTCCTCCTGACTCAGCTGAGAGtctcccaccaccaccaccgtcgCAACTGGTGTCGAAGCGGTTGAAGATGGATGAGTTAGGAGGGAGTGGAGTTGGAGATGTGGCGAAGGCGATTCTTGGATTCACCGAGGCGTACGAGAAGGCGGAGACTGCTAAGCTGAAGCTGATGTTGGAGTTGGAGAAGGAGAGGATGAAGTTCGTTAAAGAGATGGAGTTGCAGAGAATGCAGTTCTTGAAAACTCAGATGGAGATAACTCAGAACCATCGAGAGGAGGAGAGGAGCAAGCCAAGGatcaatgatgatgatgatgatcgtaATGTCAAGAATAATGGCGATGTAAGTAGCTGA
- the BNAC06G10520D gene encoding uncharacterized protein BNAC06G10520D, producing MFLSKHNNLILSLSLIFSLLLLLLPSILGVNQMDPRVFATSVRWPRSRRKIHIRRRKSQVVRLGVPRGGFSLKKMVRKMKLRWLRLHYVRLVKKIKGFYRNLVKEFVEAGAELEAIQKRMTVEAAAFAVPGLGLSFSSLSVHERGRYYV from the coding sequence ATGTTTCTCTCTAAACATAAcaatctcattctctctctctctctcattttctctcttcttcttcttcttcttccttcaatATTAGGTGTTAACCAGATGGATCCTCGCGTCTTCGCAACATCCGTCCGGTGGCCTAGGAGTCGCCGAAAGATTCATATCCGCCGTCGTAAGTCACAGGTGGTGCGTCTTGGTGTGCCACGCGGTGGATTCTCGTTGAAGAAGATGGTAAGGAAGATGAAGCTGAGATGGCTGAGACTACACTACGTGAGGCTTGTGAAGAAGATCAAAGGGTTTTATCGTAATCTGGTGAAAGAGTTTGTAGAAGCAGGAGCTGAGCTCGAAGCGATTCAGAAACGAATGACGGTTGAAGCGGCTGCCTTTGCGGTTCCGGGTTTAGGtctctctttctcctctctGTCAGTCCATGAACGAGGGCGGTATTATGTATAG
- the LOC106431630 gene encoding replication protein A 70 kDa DNA-binding subunit C-like, whose product MWRVKVSIVRLWKQYSAAGGLTIEMVLIDSNGDKIHASVKKELVNQFDHQLEQGKTLTFTNFSLNHSVGSYRTTNHLYKISLLATTRVRSCEALPVGLNGFTPVNFQEVLDGSLNPDFLIDVIGHVVEVSHVEMIHVNGKETQKLSLELRDLADVRLPMVLWGNFASDVTNAIQLRGEGRVILVLRFGKIKVWKDDRSVSNAYNVSDVQLNPNMAEVDAFREMLPADELQLAIVEPKPLTVASGVSVKDDFFIHTPRKTIAEMIECRQVEKCIVMCTISAIETDMGWYYLSCKPCDKKVMYMPPLVAGDHEDDDLQRFKLYCPKCKSYEPKLLPRYKLHLVVLDHTGNSKFLLFDHLALQLVNQPCIELTVPITDEVQDPDVLPLALQNLIGKTYLFKVEIMRENFVYKHDTFKVNKIITNLAIINEFDTPKAPKEPSTQISRGHEYSVVSDAPEGSLMLLEEGSSQECFPSDLTPAKRRGGPAVNLEEEFDQNSVTKTSISTRVKKEKVDKSG is encoded by the exons ATGTGGAGAGTGAAAGTGAGCATTGTGAGGCTGTGGAAGCAATACTCTGCTGCTGGAGGTCTGACCATTGAGATGGTTCTCATTGATTCCAAT GGAGATAAGATCCATGCGAGTGTGAAGAAAGAATTGGTTAACCAGTTCGATCACCAGCTTGAGCAGGGGAAAACTCTGACTTTCACTAATTTCTCTCTGAATCATTCGGTTGGCTCATACCGGACGACAAACCATCTTTACAAGATCAGTTTGTTGGCCACAACGCGTGTGAGAAGTTGTGAGGCTTTGCCTGTAGGTTTAAATGGTTTTACACCCGTGAACTTCCAGGAAGTTCTTGATGGTAGTCTTAACCCCGACTTTCTAATTG ATGTAATCGGACATGTTGTGGAAGTTAGCCATGTTGAAATGATTCACGTGAACGGAAAGGAAACCCAGAAGCTTTCACTTGAGCTACGTGATCTGGC GGATGTCCGTCTTCCGATGGTCTTGTGGGGAAACTTTGCTTCGGATGTCACGAACGCTATACAGTTACGTGGTGAGGGTCGTGTGATCTTGGTGTTGAGATTCGGCAAGATTAAGGTTTGGAAAG ATGATCGTTCCGTTTCAAACGCTTACAATGTCTCTGATGTCCAGCTCAATCCCAACATGGCGGAGGTCGACGCATTTAGGGAAAT GTTACCAGCTGATGAACTTCAATTGGCTATTGTTGAACCAAAGCCATTAACTGTGGCTTCTGGTGTCTCAGTGAAAGATGATTTTTTCATCCATACTCCAAGGAAAACCATCGCTGAGATGATTGAATGTCGTCAG GTGGAGAAGTGTATTGTTATGTGCACCATTTCGGCCATTGAAACAGACATGGGGTGGTACTACTTAAGTTGTAAACCCTGTGACAAAAAAGTTATGTACATGCCCCCTCTTGTGGCCGGTGATCACGAAGATGATGACCTCCAGAGGTTTAAACTCTACTGCCCTAAGTGCAAGAGTTACGAACCTAAGCTCCTTCCAAG GTACAAGTTGCATTTGGTTGTCCTTGACCATACCGGCAATTCCAAGTTTCTCCTATTTGACCATCTTGCTCTGCAGTTGGTCAATCAACCTTGCATTGAGCTAACCGTACCGATTACTGATGAG GTACAGGACCCGGATGTTCTACCTCTGGCTTTGCAAAACCTGATTGGTAAGACCTATTTGTTCAAGGTTGAAATTATGCGAGAAAACTTTGTGTACAAGCATGACACCTTCAAAGTGAACAAGATAATCACTAATCTCGCTATTATCAATGAGTTTGACACACCCAAGGCCCCAAAG GAACCAAGCACGCAGATCAGTAGGGGCCATGAATATTCTGTTGTCTCCGACGCACCTGAG GGATCCTTAATGTTGTTGGAAGAAGGGTCGTCGCAGGAATGCTTTCCGAGTGATCTTACCCCTGCTAAGCGTCGAGGAGGACCTGCCGTGAATCTGGAGGAAGAGTTTGATCAGAACTCGGTTACAAAAACCAGCATCAGTACacgagtgaagaaggagaaggttGACAAAAGTGGCTAG
- the LOC106431662 gene encoding dormancy-associated protein homolog 4-like, which produces MGFLHKLWDDTVAGPAPESGLGKLRKLHSLSTVRSPLSSITKANNNVCGLRKLKMDPGLLPDSPTVSSINPGTPLTPGTPCDNFGPFSAEKVPSAGETDAASLTSYEWIVINACALDR; this is translated from the exons ATGGGGTTCCTACACAAGCTGTGGGATGATACGGTGGCCGGACCGGCGCCGGAAAGTGGTCTTGGAAAATTGAGAAAGCTTCATTCTTTATCCACCGTCCGATCTCCTCTATCCAGCATTACCAAGGCGAATAACAATGTCTGTGGACTCAGGAAATTGAAGATGGATCCCGGTCTTCTTCCGGATTCTCCGACCGTGTCAAGCATCAACCCGGGGACGCCTTTGACCC CGGGAACACCATGTGATAACTTTGGACCATTCAGCGCCGAGAAAGTCCCTTCGGCCGGTGAAACCGATGCCGCAAGTCTCACTTCTTATGAATG GATTGTGATCAACGCATGCGCATTGGACCGTTGA